One region of Dokdonia sp. 4H-3-7-5 genomic DNA includes:
- a CDS encoding TerB family tellurite resistance protein — MIKYIGAVVGWFLARGFFGAVIGYFIGSAIDMMMSTNKGASEGGSRGQRFKDVFEQATQQNVSPGDFELNLLSLASIVIKADGKISQTELDYARAYFVRAYGKERANATFRTFNDVIKNREISASNICTYLNARTRYEVRLQILHFLFGIAGADGQISQPEVNVLGTIAGYFRINHQDFESIKNMFVKKADSAYKILEIDKSASNDEVKKAFRTMAKKYHPDKLMDMDEAYRKGAEEKFRNVQEAYEQIQKERGI; from the coding sequence ATGATTAAATATATAGGAGCCGTAGTAGGTTGGTTTTTGGCACGTGGGTTTTTTGGCGCTGTCATAGGCTACTTTATCGGTAGTGCGATAGACATGATGATGAGTACAAATAAGGGAGCATCTGAAGGTGGATCTCGCGGGCAACGCTTTAAAGACGTTTTTGAGCAAGCCACACAGCAGAATGTCTCGCCTGGTGATTTTGAACTTAACTTGCTTTCACTCGCATCTATCGTGATTAAGGCAGATGGAAAAATAAGCCAGACAGAGCTAGACTATGCTAGAGCCTACTTTGTGAGAGCATATGGAAAGGAGCGAGCAAATGCAACCTTTAGAACTTTTAATGATGTGATTAAAAATCGTGAGATTTCGGCATCAAACATATGCACATACCTTAATGCGAGAACGCGTTATGAGGTGCGATTACAGATTTTGCACTTCTTATTTGGCATCGCAGGAGCAGATGGTCAAATAAGTCAGCCAGAGGTAAATGTGCTGGGTACTATTGCAGGATATTTTAGAATCAACCATCAGGATTTTGAGAGTATCAAAAACATGTTTGTTAAGAAAGCAGATAGTGCTTATAAAATACTTGAAATAGATAAATCTGCTAGTAATGATGAGGTGAAGAAAGCCTTTAGAACCATGGCCAAAAAATATCACCCAGATAAACTTATGGACATGGATGAAGCCTACCGTAAAGGAGCAGAAGAGAAGTTTAGAAACGTGCAAGAAGCTTACGAGCAGATTCAAAAAGAACGCGGTATTTAA